In Synechocystis sp. PCC 6714, the following are encoded in one genomic region:
- a CDS encoding TolC family protein — MKSIHPLKFWSSSTLLLLLSTSVGVFLPGFSGGQGAIAVAQSVSPPENVPSTETKPENNADASGFPLPQLPDTVPDERLNPSGNPLMFPTKPEEVDTTVRQAITLDEAIALALKNNEQLQQAKLSLEQQEAGLMAARAALFPSLDTDFTLSRDSSAAAEATNALIANQGQTTTVAPELRSETSTNAVGNINLSYSIYAGGERSAQIAKAEQLVQNSRLQVEVVAEQTRFEATDRYYALQGADAQVAIAQASVEDASQSLRDARLLEQAGLGTRFDVLRAEGDLATANEALTRAIADQRNARRRLAQLLSVGQRVELTAADEIVEAGNWDIPLDESIVQAYKNRAELEQQLVQIEVSEQDRYIALAAIKPRVDFLANYTYQNNFDSSAGLVDGYSFAARVRWNFFDGGRAFAEARRADRQMDIAKTAFSEQRNQIRLEVEESYYTLISNKENIGSTRTNVIRFEEALRLARLRFQAGVGTQTDVINAQRDLANARGRFLQAIIGYNQSLNQLQRSISNLPNNHLFDIQP, encoded by the coding sequence ATGAAATCAATCCATCCGCTCAAATTTTGGTCTTCTTCCACTCTGTTGTTGCTACTCAGCACCAGTGTCGGTGTATTTTTGCCCGGCTTCAGTGGCGGCCAGGGGGCGATCGCCGTGGCCCAAAGTGTTTCTCCTCCGGAAAATGTACCATCGACGGAGACAAAACCAGAGAATAACGCCGATGCCAGCGGATTTCCCCTACCCCAACTACCGGATACAGTGCCCGACGAACGCTTGAATCCTTCCGGTAATCCCCTCATGTTTCCCACCAAACCGGAAGAGGTGGATACAACAGTAAGACAGGCCATTACCTTGGACGAGGCCATTGCCCTGGCCCTCAAGAATAATGAGCAATTGCAACAGGCTAAGCTTTCCCTGGAGCAACAAGAAGCTGGTTTGATGGCGGCTAGGGCGGCCCTTTTCCCCAGCTTGGACACGGATTTCACCCTCAGTCGGGACAGTAGTGCGGCGGCCGAGGCTACCAATGCCCTAATCGCCAACCAGGGTCAGACCACCACCGTTGCTCCCGAGTTACGTTCAGAAACTAGTACCAATGCGGTGGGCAACATTAATCTGAGCTACAGCATTTACGCCGGTGGGGAGAGGAGTGCCCAAATTGCCAAGGCAGAACAACTGGTGCAAAACAGTCGGCTCCAGGTGGAAGTAGTGGCGGAACAAACCCGCTTTGAAGCCACCGATCGCTACTATGCACTCCAGGGGGCCGATGCCCAGGTGGCGATCGCCCAGGCTTCCGTGGAAGATGCGTCCCAGAGTTTACGGGATGCCCGCTTGTTAGAACAGGCCGGGTTAGGAACTCGGTTTGACGTGCTAAGGGCGGAAGGGGATTTGGCCACCGCCAACGAAGCTCTAACCAGGGCGATCGCCGATCAACGGAATGCCCGCCGCCGTCTAGCCCAATTACTAAGTGTGGGGCAACGGGTGGAATTAACCGCCGCTGACGAAATTGTCGAAGCCGGGAATTGGGACATCCCCCTAGATGAAAGCATTGTCCAGGCCTACAAGAACCGGGCTGAGCTGGAACAACAGTTGGTCCAGATTGAAGTCAGTGAACAGGATCGTTACATTGCCCTAGCGGCCATCAAGCCCCGGGTGGATTTCCTGGCCAATTACACTTACCAGAACAACTTCGACAGCAGTGCTGGGTTAGTGGATGGTTACTCCTTTGCCGCCAGGGTGCGGTGGAACTTCTTTGATGGAGGCCGAGCCTTTGCCGAAGCTCGCCGGGCCGATCGCCAAATGGACATTGCCAAAACTGCTTTTTCCGAGCAAAGAAACCAAATTCGCTTGGAAGTGGAAGAATCCTACTACACCCTTATTTCCAATAAAGAAAATATTGGCAGTACCCGTACCAACGTAATCCGCTTTGAAGAAGCTCTCCGTTTAGCTCGACTACGGTTTCAGGCTGGGGTGGGCACCCAAACCGATGTTATTAACGCCCAACGGGATTTGGCTAATGCCCGGGGTCGTTTCCTCCAGGCGATCATTGGCTATAACCAGTCCTTGAACCAACTACAACGCTCCATCAGTAATTTGCCCAACAATCATCTATTCGATATTCAGCCCTAA
- a CDS encoding FtsW/RodA/SpoVE family cell cycle protein: protein MVTSANLIRLIFPFYDPEVLQWSGEARLMRTLFFAWMAMGVVVLFSASYAESLDTSGMGLSIILKQIAYLWVGLNIFNFLVRLPLQVCLKLVPWFLIVVLLLIFLTKSGLGVEVNGARRWISLGPVLIQPSEFMKPCLVLQSANLFGNWHRFPWRSRLLWLGIFVVTLGGILIQPNLSTTALCGMGLWLIALASGLPWGYLVSTALLGITTAVTSISIRDYQRARVTSFLNPFADPRGDGYQLVQSLYAIASGGVLGRGFGMSQQKLFYLPIQTTDFIFAVFAEEFGLIGCIVFLLFLGLFTTMGLRVAMRCRHRVKRLIGLGVVIFLVGQSLLNIGVASGALPTTGLPLPFFSYGGSSCLSSLVLAGLLVRVARESNEAEVIPLGTKTAPAV, encoded by the coding sequence ATGGTCACCTCCGCCAACCTGATCCGACTCATCTTTCCCTTCTATGACCCTGAAGTGTTGCAGTGGTCTGGGGAAGCCCGTTTGATGCGGACTTTATTTTTTGCCTGGATGGCGATGGGGGTAGTGGTGTTATTTTCCGCTTCCTATGCGGAAAGTCTTGATACGAGCGGCATGGGGCTGAGCATTATCCTTAAACAGATTGCCTATCTTTGGGTGGGGCTCAATATTTTTAATTTCCTGGTGCGTTTGCCCCTCCAGGTCTGCCTCAAGTTAGTACCCTGGTTTCTCATTGTCGTTCTATTGCTGATTTTCTTGACCAAAAGTGGTTTAGGGGTAGAAGTTAATGGGGCTCGCCGCTGGATTAGTTTGGGGCCAGTTTTGATCCAGCCTTCGGAGTTTATGAAGCCCTGTTTGGTGCTCCAGTCCGCTAACTTGTTCGGCAATTGGCACCGTTTTCCCTGGCGGTCGCGCCTTCTCTGGTTGGGGATTTTTGTGGTTACCCTGGGGGGGATTCTCATCCAACCTAATTTGAGCACCACCGCCCTTTGTGGCATGGGTTTATGGCTCATCGCTCTGGCGTCGGGGCTGCCCTGGGGCTATCTTGTTTCCACTGCTCTGTTGGGTATAACTACCGCTGTGACTAGCATTTCGATTCGGGATTATCAACGGGCTAGGGTGACATCCTTTCTTAATCCCTTTGCCGATCCCCGGGGGGATGGTTACCAATTGGTGCAAAGTCTATACGCGATCGCCTCTGGGGGAGTTTTGGGTCGAGGCTTCGGCATGTCCCAACAGAAACTTTTTTATTTACCCATCCAAACGACGGACTTTATCTTTGCCGTGTTTGCAGAGGAATTTGGGCTGATAGGCTGTATTGTCTTTCTGCTTTTTCTAGGTCTGTTCACCACCATGGGGTTGCGGGTGGCCATGCGCTGTCGCCATCGGGTCAAACGGTTAATTGGTTTGGGAGTGGTGATATTTTTGGTTGGTCAATCTCTGCTCAACATTGGCGTGGCCAGTGGCGCTCTGCCCACCACTGGTTTACCTTTGCCCTTTTTCAGCTATGGTGGTAGCTCCTGTTTATCAAGTCTAGTGTTAGCAGGACTCTTGGTCCGGGTGGCCAGGGAAAGCAATGAAGCGGAAGTGATTCCCCTAGGAACAAAAACTGCTCCAGCGGTTTGA
- the ggt gene encoding gamma-glutamyltransferase has translation MAGKTTGVVAAGHAQTAEAGKRMLEEGGNAFDAAIASVLAACVVESSLTSLGGGGFLLAQTAEKKSYLFDFFCQTPQVNPGEKAVDFYPVALNFGGAWQTFHIGKGAIAVPGMVAGLFAVQRKLGRLPFKVLIEPAVEYARRGFTLNRFNDFTYRLLEPILNQEQEGRQFYAPEGKILRQGEKAYLPQFAEVLEQLACHGSEWFYRGELAQLALGCLGEESALTAEDWADYQVQICPPLRAQYRQWQLLTNPPPSAGGILIAFALKLLEKYDLRQYPLGSAEQIQLLSRVMALSNQARQKYLDGNLHLQDIEAEFLRGDRLGFYQNRLNSQFNHSNKLGSTTHISILDGEGNAASLTSSNGEGSGHFIPGTGIMLNNMLGEADLNPQGFYQWETGHRLSSMMAPSILLNQEQPRLVLGSGGSNRIRSAILQVICHHLDYQLPLSEAVAQGRIHWECQQLDLEPSPMMDVLSQLQFDDGTQTTLWTEQNMFFGGVHGVATNAAGHLEGVGDPRRSGAVAYSLD, from the coding sequence ATGGCGGGTAAAACCACTGGGGTTGTGGCGGCGGGCCATGCCCAAACGGCGGAAGCGGGCAAACGCATGTTGGAAGAGGGGGGCAATGCCTTTGATGCGGCGATCGCCTCGGTGTTGGCGGCCTGTGTGGTGGAGTCCAGTTTAACTTCCCTGGGGGGAGGCGGTTTTTTGCTGGCCCAAACGGCGGAGAAAAAGAGTTACCTGTTCGACTTTTTTTGTCAAACGCCCCAAGTTAACCCAGGGGAAAAAGCGGTGGACTTTTACCCCGTGGCCCTCAACTTTGGTGGAGCTTGGCAAACTTTTCACATTGGCAAAGGGGCGATCGCCGTGCCAGGGATGGTGGCGGGGTTATTTGCAGTGCAGAGAAAACTGGGGCGGTTACCGTTCAAAGTGCTAATTGAACCAGCGGTGGAATATGCTCGCCGGGGATTTACCCTCAACCGTTTCAATGATTTTACCTACCGTCTTTTGGAACCTATTCTCAATCAAGAGCAAGAAGGAAGACAGTTCTATGCCCCCGAGGGGAAGATTCTCCGCCAAGGGGAAAAGGCCTATCTGCCCCAATTTGCCGAGGTATTGGAACAACTGGCTTGCCATGGCTCGGAATGGTTTTATCGGGGGGAATTAGCCCAATTGGCATTGGGGTGCTTGGGAGAAGAAAGTGCCTTGACTGCTGAAGACTGGGCTGATTATCAAGTGCAAATTTGTCCGCCCCTACGGGCCCAGTATCGCCAATGGCAACTGTTGACTAATCCTCCCCCTAGTGCCGGTGGTATTTTAATTGCTTTTGCCCTAAAGTTGCTAGAAAAATACGATCTACGGCAATATCCTTTGGGTAGTGCAGAGCAAATCCAGCTTTTGAGCCGAGTTATGGCCCTGAGCAACCAGGCTCGTCAGAAATATTTAGACGGTAATCTTCATCTCCAGGACATTGAAGCCGAATTTCTCAGGGGCGATCGCCTGGGTTTTTACCAAAATCGATTAAATTCCCAGTTCAACCATTCGAATAAATTGGGCAGTACTACCCACATCAGCATTTTGGACGGGGAAGGTAACGCCGCTAGTCTCACCAGTTCTAATGGGGAAGGGTCGGGACATTTTATTCCCGGCACGGGCATTATGCTCAACAATATGTTGGGAGAAGCGGATCTCAATCCCCAGGGCTTTTACCAATGGGAGACGGGACACCGATTATCTTCCATGATGGCCCCCAGCATCCTTTTAAACCAGGAACAACCCCGGTTGGTTTTGGGGTCAGGGGGATCAAACCGGATTCGCAGTGCCATTCTGCAGGTAATCTGCCATCACTTGGATTATCAATTGCCTTTATCGGAAGCTGTGGCCCAAGGGCGCATCCATTGGGAATGTCAACAGTTAGACCTGGAACCAAGCCCGATGATGGACGTCCTGTCCCAGCTCCAATTTGACGATGGCACCCAAACTACCCTCTGGACTGAACAAAATATGTTTTTTGGGGGAGTCCACGGGGTTGCCACCAATGCCGCTGGACACCTGGAAGGGGTTGGAGACCCCCGGCGATCGGGGGCCGTGGCCTACAGTCTGGATTAA
- a CDS encoding carbamoyltransferase, producing MTYILGISAYYHDSAAALVKDGVIVAAVQEERFTRKKHDASFPRQGINYCLGEAGIGLKEVDYIVFYEKPLVTFERLLETYLAFAPRGLRSFIAAMSAWLQEKLYLKTVLKKALAELGDCRTGDLPPLLFNEHHQSHAASAFFPSPFADAAVLCMDGVGEWATTSLWSGHGNQLTPHWEIHFPHSLGLLYSAFTYYTGFKVNSGEYKLMGLAPYGEPKYVDLILDNLLDLKTDGTFRLNMAYFNYATGLTMTNKKFADLFGAPRRSPESPLTQREMDIAASIQVVTEEVVLRLGNTVYEELGLENLCLAGGVALNCVANGRLLREGKFKNIWIQPAAGDAGGAIGAALSVWHQYLQNERTEQKPDAMAGSYLGPSFTNEEIEVYLKDPAVQAVYDHYSDEDLFGKVANILAGGNVVGWFQGRMEFGPRALGGRSILGDPRNTTMQSVMNLKIKYRESFRPFAPSVLAEKVGDYFELDQPSPYMLIVADVREELRLPLAPEQEQLFGIEKLNIPRSQLPAITHVDNSARIQTVHPETNPRYYELLRQFEALTDCGVLVNTSFNVRGEPIVCTPEDAYRCFMRTEMDYLVLENFVLAKTAQPQRPRDQQWQEEFELD from the coding sequence GTGACTTACATTCTCGGTATTTCTGCTTACTACCATGATAGTGCGGCGGCCCTGGTAAAAGATGGGGTTATTGTTGCGGCAGTGCAGGAAGAAAGATTTACCCGCAAAAAACATGACGCTTCTTTTCCTCGGCAGGGCATTAATTATTGCCTAGGGGAAGCGGGCATTGGTTTAAAGGAAGTGGATTACATTGTCTTTTACGAAAAGCCGCTGGTGACCTTTGAACGATTATTGGAAACCTATCTCGCCTTTGCCCCCAGGGGATTACGGTCTTTCATTGCCGCCATGTCCGCTTGGTTGCAGGAAAAACTTTATCTCAAAACTGTCTTAAAAAAAGCCCTAGCAGAATTGGGCGACTGTAGGACTGGAGATTTGCCTCCCCTGCTATTTAATGAACATCACCAATCCCATGCTGCCTCTGCCTTTTTTCCCAGTCCTTTCGCCGATGCGGCGGTGCTTTGTATGGACGGGGTGGGGGAATGGGCCACCACTTCTCTTTGGTCTGGCCACGGTAATCAGTTAACGCCCCATTGGGAAATCCATTTTCCCCATTCCTTGGGTCTGCTCTACTCTGCTTTCACCTACTACACCGGCTTTAAGGTTAATTCCGGCGAGTATAAACTGATGGGTTTGGCTCCCTACGGTGAACCCAAATATGTGGATTTAATTTTAGACAATTTGTTAGACCTCAAGACAGACGGAACCTTTCGTCTCAACATGGCCTATTTCAACTACGCCACTGGTCTCACCATGACCAATAAAAAGTTTGCCGACCTCTTTGGTGCGCCCCGGCGATCGCCGGAAAGTCCGTTGACCCAAAGGGAAATGGACATTGCCGCCTCTATCCAAGTGGTGACGGAGGAAGTAGTGCTTCGGTTAGGCAATACGGTGTACGAAGAATTGGGGCTGGAAAATCTTTGTTTGGCCGGGGGAGTAGCCCTAAATTGCGTGGCCAATGGTCGTCTACTACGGGAAGGCAAGTTTAAAAATATTTGGATTCAACCCGCCGCCGGAGATGCAGGGGGGGCGATCGGGGCGGCCCTATCGGTGTGGCACCAGTATTTACAGAATGAAAGAACGGAGCAAAAACCCGATGCCATGGCCGGTTCTTACCTAGGCCCTAGCTTCACCAATGAAGAAATTGAAGTTTATCTCAAAGATCCTGCTGTACAAGCGGTTTACGACCATTACTCCGACGAGGATTTATTTGGCAAAGTAGCCAATATTCTTGCCGGAGGGAACGTAGTTGGCTGGTTCCAAGGCCGAATGGAATTTGGCCCCCGGGCCCTGGGGGGGCGGTCTATCTTGGGCGATCCCCGCAACACCACCATGCAGTCGGTGATGAATTTGAAAATTAAATACCGGGAATCCTTTCGCCCCTTTGCCCCTTCAGTCTTGGCCGAAAAAGTAGGTGATTATTTTGAGCTAGACCAACCCAGCCCATATATGCTCATTGTGGCTGATGTACGGGAAGAATTACGCTTGCCATTAGCCCCTGAACAAGAACAATTATTTGGCATTGAAAAATTAAACATTCCCCGTTCCCAACTGCCCGCCATCACCCATGTGGATAATTCTGCCCGTATTCAAACCGTTCACCCGGAAACAAATCCCCGCTATTACGAATTACTGCGTCAATTTGAAGCCCTGACGGACTGTGGAGTACTGGTCAATACTTCCTTTAACGTGCGGGGAGAACCCATTGTCTGTACCCCAGAAGATGCCTACCGTTGCTTTATGCGGACGGAAATGGATTACTTGGTATTGGAAAATTTTGTTTTAGCCAAAACGGCCCAACCCCAACGACCCCGGGATCAACAATGGCAAGAGGAATTTGAGTTGGATTGA
- a CDS encoding DUF2808 domain-containing protein — protein sequence MLKNFNSLLGTLVGFGLVFSSAIAVQGQSDPFPANATFFTGTPPSLADVDASFNGVNMPDSRYFFSVSLPSGEVEPLGRVVLHQQPSPSPISLDLSQTEVFLGLPSQRGNDLPSSSVSISGDSQTIVVQFNPPIAPGNTVTIALLAEQNPEVEGVYQFRVQAFPSGPAPVGLDLGVGRLQFYENR from the coding sequence ATGCTGAAAAATTTTAACTCTCTATTGGGCACCCTCGTGGGGTTTGGTTTAGTTTTTAGCTCGGCGATCGCCGTCCAGGGACAGAGTGATCCATTCCCCGCCAATGCCACTTTTTTCACCGGCACTCCCCCCAGTTTGGCGGATGTGGATGCTAGCTTCAACGGCGTTAACATGCCCGACAGTAGATACTTCTTCAGCGTCAGTTTGCCCTCCGGAGAAGTTGAACCCCTAGGCAGAGTGGTTCTACACCAACAGCCCAGTCCTTCCCCCATTAGCTTGGACCTAAGCCAAACAGAAGTGTTTTTGGGCTTGCCATCCCAGCGGGGCAACGACCTGCCCAGTTCTAGCGTTTCCATCAGTGGCGACTCCCAAACCATTGTGGTGCAGTTCAATCCCCCCATTGCCCCCGGCAATACCGTCACCATTGCCCTGCTAGCGGAGCAAAACCCAGAAGTGGAAGGAGTGTATCAGTTTAGGGTACAAGCCTTTCCCTCCGGGCCGGCCCCTGTCGGTTTAGATTTGGGCGTGGGACGGTTACAATTTTACGAAAATCGTTAG
- the rpoC1 gene encoding DNA-directed RNA polymerase subunit gamma, with protein MKAQSEPRFDYVKIAIASPERIRQWGERTLPNGTVVGEVTKPETINYRTLKPEMDGLFCEKIFGPSKDWECWCGKYKRVRHRGIVCERCGVEVTESRVRRHRMGYIKLAAPVTHVWYLKGIPSYLSILLDMALRDVEQIVYFNAYVVLNPGNASNLQYKQLLTEDQWVEIEDQIYAEDSELEGIEVGIGAEAVQRLLAELQLEEVAEKLREEILASKGQKRAKLIKRLRVIDNFIATKSQAEWMTLDVIPVIPPDLRPMVQLDGGRFATSDLNDLYRRVINRNNRLARLQEILAPEIIVRNEKRMLQEAVDALIDNGRRGRTVVGANNRALKSLSDIIEGKQGRFRQNLLGKRVDYSGRSVIVVGPNLKIYQCGLPREMAIELFQPFVIHRLIKLGIVNNIKAAKKLILKGDPQIWGVLEEVITGHPVMLNRAPTLHRLGIQAFEPILVEGRAIQLHPLVCPAFNADFDGDQMAVHVPLSLEAQCEARLLMLACHNVLSPATGKPIVAPSQDMVLGCYYLTAENPNAQKGAGRYFAGIEDALRAYDHGQVDLHSQIWVRHLDDDVVTEKPDTEVIKTEDLGDGTVMKYYRERKVREGVDGEIITQYIQTTPGRIIYNKTIAEALVF; from the coding sequence ATGAAAGCCCAATCAGAACCTCGGTTTGATTACGTCAAAATTGCGATCGCCTCCCCCGAAAGAATCCGCCAGTGGGGGGAACGCACCCTGCCGAATGGAACCGTGGTGGGGGAAGTGACCAAACCCGAAACCATTAACTACCGGACGTTAAAACCGGAAATGGACGGTTTGTTCTGCGAAAAAATCTTTGGTCCCTCCAAGGATTGGGAGTGCTGGTGCGGCAAATATAAACGGGTACGGCACCGGGGCATTGTCTGCGAGCGTTGCGGCGTAGAAGTAACGGAATCCCGAGTTCGTCGCCACCGCATGGGCTACATCAAACTTGCGGCCCCGGTCACCCACGTTTGGTATCTCAAAGGCATTCCCAGCTACCTCAGCATTCTTCTGGACATGGCCCTGCGGGATGTGGAGCAAATTGTTTACTTCAACGCCTACGTGGTGCTCAACCCCGGTAACGCCAGCAATCTGCAGTATAAGCAACTGTTGACGGAAGACCAGTGGGTGGAGATCGAAGACCAGATTTATGCCGAAGACTCGGAGCTAGAGGGCATTGAAGTGGGCATTGGAGCCGAAGCAGTGCAGAGGCTTTTGGCAGAATTGCAACTGGAAGAAGTGGCGGAAAAGCTACGGGAAGAAATCCTAGCCAGTAAAGGGCAAAAGCGGGCCAAGCTAATTAAACGCCTGCGGGTTATCGACAACTTCATCGCCACCAAATCCCAAGCGGAATGGATGACATTGGATGTAATTCCTGTCATTCCACCGGATCTACGCCCCATGGTGCAATTAGATGGGGGACGCTTTGCCACCTCTGACCTAAATGATCTGTATCGGCGGGTGATCAACCGCAATAACCGTTTAGCCCGTTTACAGGAAATCCTGGCCCCAGAAATTATTGTCCGTAACGAGAAACGGATGCTCCAGGAAGCAGTGGATGCTCTGATTGACAACGGTCGTCGGGGCCGCACCGTAGTGGGGGCCAATAACCGGGCCCTGAAATCCCTTTCTGACATCATTGAAGGTAAACAGGGTCGTTTCCGTCAAAACCTCTTGGGTAAAAGGGTAGACTACTCCGGTCGTTCCGTTATTGTGGTGGGCCCCAACCTAAAAATTTACCAGTGTGGCCTGCCCCGGGAAATGGCGATCGAGCTCTTCCAGCCTTTTGTCATTCACCGTTTGATCAAACTGGGCATTGTTAACAACATCAAAGCGGCCAAGAAATTAATTCTCAAGGGAGACCCACAAATCTGGGGTGTGCTGGAGGAAGTTATTACCGGCCACCCAGTTATGCTCAACCGGGCTCCTACTCTGCACCGTTTGGGGATTCAAGCCTTTGAACCGATTCTGGTAGAAGGGCGAGCAATCCAACTCCATCCCCTGGTGTGTCCCGCTTTTAACGCTGACTTCGACGGTGACCAGATGGCGGTGCACGTGCCCCTATCTTTGGAAGCCCAGTGTGAAGCCCGGCTGTTAATGCTTGCTTGCCATAACGTTCTTTCCCCGGCCACCGGTAAACCCATTGTGGCTCCCTCCCAGGACATGGTATTGGGCTGTTATTACCTCACAGCGGAAAATCCCAACGCCCAAAAGGGAGCGGGGCGTTACTTTGCCGGTATTGAGGATGCCCTACGGGCCTACGACCATGGCCAGGTGGATCTCCACTCTCAGATTTGGGTTCGCCACCTTGATGATGATGTGGTGACCGAAAAACCGGACACAGAGGTGATTAAAACTGAAGATCTAGGGGATGGCACGGTGATGAAATATTACCGAGAACGGAAAGTTCGGGAAGGAGTCGATGGGGAAATCATTACCCAGTATATTCAAACGACTCCGGGGCGGATTATTTACAACAAAACGATCGCCGAAGCGCTGGTCTTCTAG